The DNA region GTTTGAATAAGGATGATTATGGAAAACTCGTTGATCCCTTTGATGGAATAAATGATCTGAATAATAAGATCATCCGTACGCCATTAGATCCTGCGCAAACTTTTATTGATGACCCGCTGCGGATGATGCGTGCAATCCGGTTTGCATCACAACTCGGTTTTACGATCGAAGAAAAAACATGGCAGGGTATAAAAGACAATGTGGAAAGGATAAAGATCATTACACAGGAGAGGATCACAGATGAACTGAATAAAATTGTTTTAAGCAAGAAACCATCTGTTGGTTTTGATCTGTTATATCAATCTGGCCTGTTGCATATTATTTTTTACCAGATGGTTGATCTCGCAGGTGCAGAGTATAAAGATGGCATGGGGCATAAGGATAATTTTTATCATACACTGCAGGTGCTTGATAATATTTCAACAAAAACGGATGATCTCTGGCTGCGCTGGGCTGCTATATTGCATGATATCGGCAAACCTGCAACAAAAAAATTTGAAGAAGGACATGGCTGGACGTTTCATGGGCATGAAGTAGTAGGAGCGAGGATGGTTCCAAAGATCTTTACCAAACTCAAATTGCCACTGAATGAAAAAATGCGGTTGGTGCGTAAACTGGTTGAGTTGCATTTGCGTCCTATCAGTTTAACAAAAGAAGAAATTACTGACTCGGCTATCCGCCGGTTGTTGTTTGATGCAGGAGATGATTTTGATATGCTGATGTTATTATGCGAAGCAGATATTACATCAAAGAATAAATGGAAAGTTAAAAAATACCTTGAAAATTTCGGTGCTGTACGCCAACGTTGCCAGGAAGTGGAAGAAAAAGATCATGTACGTAACTGGCAACCGCCGATCACAGGTGAAATTATTATGGAAACATTCGGCATCAGCCCTTCTAAACCAGTTGGTGATATCAAGAATGCGATCAAAGATGCAATACTTGATGGCATCGTTCCCAACAATTATGATGCTGCATTTGAATATATGATTTTATTAGCAAAAGAAAAAGGCCTTATACCTGTAAAACAGTAATCCATTTTTTATTTAATCTGAACTAAACATGTAAATTTGTTGAATGGCAATTTTGAAATTCAGAGTGTATATGCAAGAAGATGAGAGTGTCTATCGCGACATTGCGATCCGTCATTCACAAAAATTCATCGATCTGCACGAAGCGATATTAAGGGCTTATGATTTTGATAGTAAGCATAAAGCTACTTTCTTCCGCAGCAATGATCACTGGCAGCAGGGCAGGGAGATCTCACTGGAGGTATATGAAGGTGAACATAAGGCGCCGCCATTGCTGATGGGTGAAACAGCGATCGGTACGGAAATACGTGATACCAACCAGAAATTTGTTTACAAATACGATTTCAATAAGAACTGGATGTTCCTGGTGGAACTGATCAATGTATCTAAAGAAGAAAATCCTAAACTTTCTTACCCGGCTACGGTTCGTACTGAAGGAATTGCTCCCAGCCAGTATGGAACGAAGAGTTTGTTAGGTGATAAATTTGCTGATGTAGAAGAAAAATATGACCTCACACAGGTTGCAGATGGGTTTGTAGCAAAAGATGAAACAGGTGAGGATGTAAGTTTAGGTGAAGAAATGGGTAGTGAAGAAGGATCTGAAGAAGGCTCTGAAGGTACTGCCGAAGCGTAACACACCGCATTCAATGATTTCTCCCGATCAAAAGACGGTTATAATAATTGCAGGCCCGACAGCAGTTGGTAAAACTTCTGTTGCCATTCAACTCGCCAAACATTTTAATACTGAAATTATTTCTGCTGATAGCCGCCAGTGTTATAAAGAAATGAATATTGGTGTTGCACGGCCATCGTTGCAAGAAGGAGCCGAAGTTCCTCATCATTTTATTGCTTCTCATACCATTCATGAAAAAGTAGATGCAGTTATTTTTGAAAAATATGCGTTGACTCAACTCGATGAATTATTTAAAACGCATGATGTAGTGATTATGGTTGGCGGAACCGGTTTATACATCAAAGCATTTTGTGAAGGAATGGATGAAATGCCTGAAGTGCCGGAAACAATAAGGCAAACAATAATTGAAAACTATGAATTGAAAGGAATTGAATGGCTGCAGGAAGAACTAAAAGAGAAAGACCCGGAGTTTTATACAAAAGGCGAAATAAAAAACCCGCAACGGATGATGCGGGCACTGGAAATAAAACAAGCTACAGGCAGATCAATACTGGAATTGCGGAAAGGAGAGAAGGCTACCCGTGATTTTAATATTATAAAATTGGGGATTGAATTACCGAAAGAAGAACTGCACCGGAATATTCATACAAGGGTTGACCAGATGATAAGTGCCGGTTTAGTAGATGAAGTAAGATCGTTAGTTCAGTTTAAACAGTTGAATGCTTTACAGACAGTTGGGTATTCAGAAATATTTGAATATCTCGATGGTGTTATTTCATTGGAGAAAGCAATTGAAAATATTAAAACAAATACAAGACAATATGCTAAAAGGCAGATGACTTGGTTTAAGAAGGATAAGGAGATGAAATGGTTTCATCCAGCTGATATTATTAATTTTGATAGCCGCCTATGGTGAAGACTCCGGGTGGACTGAAAAGGGAAAATTTAAAAAAAATGTTTTCTATTAGGGCCGAAAACTTTCGCATATTTTTGAGATCTGCGTCACTTTAAACAGACATTAGTTTTCAAAATTTACATACCGACAAATTATGGTAGACACAGAACGTAGAAAAAAACTTGCATTTCATTTGCGACAGTTATCAGTTGGACTGATTACGAATGACGACTTTGAAAGTAATCTTATGGACGATGTAACCAATGGTTGGTTGCCCGAACAATTTTACAGAGCAAAAGAAGCAAAGTTTGACGACCCAATAATTCAGCCAATGCTTTTACTATGTTGGGGTTTGTATGACGACACAAGGCAACACAAATTAAAAGGGTCTGACAAACTATCAGACGAAAGTTTAAAAATTATTGCCCGTTGCATTTTGTTCTTACATTCAGACCAAGAATATGAGTGGCCATATTTTGACACAAATAATCCTTTACTGAAATTTTCATTCAAGGAAGTAGTTATTAACATATTGACACTAGGACAGTATTATAGGAACAAAAGAAAAGAACATCATCAAGCATATTTAGAATTTCAAAAGCTTGGCAATTTTGACATTTGGCCTTTTCTTAAAGTTGAAGATTACAATGAGCAACTTAAAAGACAACCATTTCTAAATGGACAACAAAATAAGTTTGCTATTGCTTAATTCTTGTGTTCTTTTGGGATCTTGCCCTGAAATTTTCAATTTGCGTCCGCCGGCGTCTTCGCCATAATTATCTTCAAACATAAAGTGTTTGTCGGCAAAACTCAGGTACTTAAAGTTAAATAGATATCTTTTTAACTAGCCGGGCTCATCACAAGTTTTATTAAATTTGATAGCCGCCTATGGTGAAGACCCCGGGCGGACTGAACAATTCAATATCGTATTGATTTTACTGATGCTGGATAAAGTCCCAAATAAATAATATTCAGATTGATCTATAATACTACTTCTAAACTTAGTAATAATAATGTCGTCGTAATTAAATCCTTTCCCAAATGGTGCAATGTACTTTTTTAAATCATTCTCAATGTCTATCTTGTTTATTCTACATGTGCCTTGCTTTTTCCATTCATTATTTACATATAAATAAAATTCAATTTGAGTATTATGCATTGAATCTGTGTAAAGAATAAAATTTCTTATTCGAACAGTTGATCCCGATTCGTTAGACTCAATGATGTAAAAATCTTTCTCTTTTGCATCATCTCTTGAAAATACAATTTGCAAAAACTTATATCGTAATGAATTTACATTTATGTCCTCTATACCTTCAATGCCCCAATAACCATTTATCGTTAACAATCTATTAGCATATGATTTCATTTTTGTAGTATCAGACGATTGCAGCTGTCTATTTAATGAAGCAAAAGTTGCTTTATTCCAATTAACAAAAATTGAATCCAGATTATCTTTTTGGATAAAACTGGAATTCATATTGCTAACAAATCCCATAACCAATAATGGTATAAAAAATATTTTATTCACAAGTGTTTTTTCCATTCGCCAGCGGTCTTCGACAAAATTATCTTCAAACATAAAGTATTTGGCGGCAAAACTCAGGTACTTAAAGTTAAATAGATATCTTTTTAACTAGCCGGTCTCACCACAAGTTTTATTAAATTTGATAGCCGCCTATGGCGAAGACCTCGGCTGGCTGAAAGGATGCTAATTTAATTACAATAACGACTTTTCATAATATAAAAAAGACCTCCCTCCGTTGAATTAATCAAATAATTCCATTTGATTAAGGTTTCAAAAATCTGGCCTAAATAATCCATTGGTACATCGTCTTTGAGATAGCCGTTATTATCAAAATATCTGTTCACAAAATTTTTCTCACCTTGTTTTTCCGATTTACTAACCTTACGATTATACTTGACTTCTGAAAACCAGTGAGAGCTATCATTTAGGGCTAAAACATATTTATCATTAACAATTTTGGAAATTAGAGTTGCATCAAGAACTTCATTCTTGTACTTTAAGTCTTTGATAAAATCAACATTGCTTACTATAGCGTTAAATACCCTTTCATTTTTTTTGGCCTTGACTATAAAATAGTATTCTCTTTCAGACTTCAAATTGAATACTTCACTATAATAGCGTTCTTTGCATGTGTCATTTGGAAATAGAAAAAATAGACTCAACAAGTAGGTCATGATTTTTTAAATATTTTCTAGTTTTTCGTCTATTGAGAACTTGGCAATAATTATTTTCAAACATAAAGCATTTGTCGGCAAAACTCAGGTACTTAAAGTTAAATAGATATCTTTTTAAATGCCCTGTCTCACCACAAGTTTTATTAAATTTGATAGCCTCCTGTGGTAAAGACCCCAGACGGACTAAATTTATAAGCAAAGAATATGAAATATTTGTTTCTTGTACTGTACTGTTATCTGGCTACCTCTATGAAAGGTCAAGAAACAAATTTAGACTGTGGGCTGCTGCAAGCTGCAGTTAAAACTAATATTTTTCAAGATCGCTTTAATATCTGCAAAGACACAGAAGATGTCTTTATTCTTGATACAACTAGATCTTTTGCGACTTGCTTATTAGAAGATATCTGTAATAATCACTTATTCGTGTATTACGATAAACTAGATAATACAAAGAAGGATAGAATTGAAATTTACAGGATTGATAGGAAGAAAGATCTTTTTACTTTGTTTTTCCATCGGTTATCGACTGGGGCCGTTTTGATATTAAAGCTTAAATATGTAAGAAAGAAGGCTAAATTGATAGACTATAAAGTTGGAGCATTCTAAAGTAATAAACAACCTCGTTGCTCGTATCTCACCACAAAGTTTTATTAAATTTGATATCCGCCGATAGTGAAGATCTGGACGGACTGAGATATATTAACCTTAGTCATGGAAATAAATACCTCTTTTCTTTGCCTCATTAAATAACCAAGAGGATAGCATAGAAGTATCTGTAGTTTCTAGTGCTTTCCTGAATAGAGAGTCAGTTATTTGGTTATCCTTTTTTACAAAGCTAGGGTCATCAAAATGATCTAAAATTACATTGCCTGTAAGAGGAATAGCAGCACTATTGATATACAATAAACCATAATAATTCAAATTCTCAGACAAATGGGAATAATTATATCCTTCTTTGTGAAGACTTAGTCTTACCTCTAAAGAATCATTATTTCTTATAATTAAAGTATCAATTAATACATTGCAACTAATAGGTTGAAAACTATAAGTTTCTTGCCCTTTCTTAAATAATGCAAGGCCATTATATGAATATGCATAGTAAAACCATTTGATACTATCGATACGCTGTGGATTTACAGAATTAGCTTCTAGAATAACTTTAGTTTCAGAATTATTATTGCATCCTATTAAAAAAGTTATTAATAATAAGAATAATATTTTTTCCCTCATTTTATTTCTCAGGGTTTTTACTTGGATTTTTTTTCGTCCGGCCGGGTCTTCCCCATAATTATCTTCAAACATAAAGTATTTGGTTGGCAAAAATCAGGTACTTAAAGTTAAATAGATATCTTTTTAACTACCCGGGCTCACCACAAGTTTTAGTAAATTTGATAACCGCCTATGGTGAAGACCCCGGGCGGATTGAAAAAACTGTACGTAGATAATGAAAAATTATTTTTTTAAACTTTTATGTGTAAGCAGTTTGCTTCTGTTGATTAATTTCAATTCTCAAGATAAACAAATAACAAGAGCTGTTGTTTACAAAGTTGATAAAGGAAAAGAGCGGTTTATCGGCGTTACAGAAACGAATATAAAAAAAAATAGTACTGCCAATTTTGTTGAAATAAAAGATAGCTTTTGTTTAAGAGGGATTGAGAAGAGAATAAAATTACTTAAGGAAGTAAAAGGAGATCATATGATGAGAAGTATTTATATGCTATGCGAAATTGTTTATAAAGATGGTTCTCGACAATCAATTTCATTTGAAGAAGCAAGTTTAGGGAATATAAAAATGGGGAATAAGATATATTCTAATTCTCCAACCCTGGAATCTTGGATTTTATTTTGTAAGTAAGAAGATAAAGGTCTCGATCTCCTTTCTTCCTCAAAAATAGACGCTGGCGTGCAAGGTTCAATGATTGTGTGGAAGTGGCAATTTTCTGAGTCTCACCACAAGTTTTATTAAATTTGATAGCCGCCTATGGCGAAGATCCTGGCGGACTGAAACATAGTTTTATGAAATATTGTTTAATTACTTTGCTATTATCCCTATTTCTTGAAGAATCTATATTTTCCCAAGGTCAAGAGGTTGGTCTAATGAATACTATTACTTTTAAATTTGAAAAAGGCGACTCAACAAAAAAGTTTTCTCATAAAGGCAAGGAAAATATTTCGACAATTTATATTAAACAAGAAAAGACATTTGAATATTTTTATTCAAGTACAGGGTTACTTCAAAAGTATTCAATTGGTAGGGTTTATCAACTTGGGCACGATACGTTAATGTTTGTGAGTGACACTTCAATGTTCGGAGCTAATGCAAGCGACTTAATAAAAAAGAATAAGCATCTTAATCAATATTTTTTTCAAGAGTTTGATCGGGTGAAGTTTTTTTGTTCAAGTAAAGAATTGTTACTACTCACACCTGTACCTGATCTAAATTCCAGGAGAAGTGTGATTAAAGTAATAGATTTAAAACAAAACTAGGGCTAAATAATTTCTCCCGTTCACCCGGGTCTTCGACAAAATTATCTTCA from Bacteroidota bacterium includes:
- a CDS encoding HD domain-containing protein — translated: MEINCTERELFILKKIAHSAGELGLPCYLIGGFVRDKIIGRQTKDADIVCVGDAIELANRVAKHFNPMPQVNFFKTYGTAHIKLDFSKHSDSSKAPSPLGEGVGGEAEAFDIEFVGARKESYAYHSRNPEVKPGTLEDDQLRRDFTINALAISLNKDDYGKLVDPFDGINDLNNKIIRTPLDPAQTFIDDPLRMMRAIRFASQLGFTIEEKTWQGIKDNVERIKIITQERITDELNKIVLSKKPSVGFDLLYQSGLLHIIFYQMVDLAGAEYKDGMGHKDNFYHTLQVLDNISTKTDDLWLRWAAILHDIGKPATKKFEEGHGWTFHGHEVVGARMVPKIFTKLKLPLNEKMRLVRKLVELHLRPISLTKEEITDSAIRRLLFDAGDDFDMLMLLCEADITSKNKWKVKKYLENFGAVRQRCQEVEEKDHVRNWQPPITGEIIMETFGISPSKPVGDIKNAIKDAILDGIVPNNYDAAFEYMILLAKEKGLIPVKQ
- a CDS encoding plasmid pRiA4b ORF-3 family protein — encoded protein: MAILKFRVYMQEDESVYRDIAIRHSQKFIDLHEAILRAYDFDSKHKATFFRSNDHWQQGREISLEVYEGEHKAPPLLMGETAIGTEIRDTNQKFVYKYDFNKNWMFLVELINVSKEENPKLSYPATVRTEGIAPSQYGTKSLLGDKFADVEEKYDLTQVADGFVAKDETGEDVSLGEEMGSEEGSEEGSEGTAEA
- the miaA gene encoding tRNA (adenosine(37)-N6)-dimethylallyltransferase MiaA; protein product: MISPDQKTVIIIAGPTAVGKTSVAIQLAKHFNTEIISADSRQCYKEMNIGVARPSLQEGAEVPHHFIASHTIHEKVDAVIFEKYALTQLDELFKTHDVVIMVGGTGLYIKAFCEGMDEMPEVPETIRQTIIENYELKGIEWLQEELKEKDPEFYTKGEIKNPQRMMRALEIKQATGRSILELRKGEKATRDFNIIKLGIELPKEELHRNIHTRVDQMISAGLVDEVRSLVQFKQLNALQTVGYSEIFEYLDGVISLEKAIENIKTNTRQYAKRQMTWFKKDKEMKWFHPADIINFDSRLW